From the genome of Polyangia bacterium:
GGTTACGGCTTGGTGGGTTCGACGAATCGGAACGGCTCGCTGGAAACCAGGCTCAACAAGAGCTGGTCGGCCTTGTTGCCGCCGGCGGCAAAGTCTGTCGCCAGCTTGTCGAGGATGGTGGCATCGCGCTCGACGGCATCGCGGCTCTGCGCGTTCATGTACACCTTGCTGACGAAGCACGGACCACTGACGGCCGCGTTCCGCAGCACGGTCCCCATCTGCGCCAACCCGTCGAACGTCGCCCCATCCAGATTGCCGGTGGCGTCGACCGGGTGACCGTTCTCCAGCGTCCGGTACTTGCCGACGGCGTCGAAGTTCTCCAGGCCAAAGCCCAGCGGATCGATCAGCGAGTGACAGGCGGCGCAGCTGGCAGCGACCCGGTGCTCGCTCAGGCGATTGCGCATCGTCTCTGTTGGATCGGTGGGCGGCGGCAGCACGGGGACGACGTTGCTGGGCGGCGGCGGGATGGTCTGGCACAGCAGCGTCTCGCGGATGAACTTGCCGCGGCGGGTGGGCGCCGTCCGTTCCGGCAGCGCCAGCCCGGCCAGGATGGCGCCGCTGCCCAGAATTCCGGCGCGTGGCGAATCCGCCGGGAAGTCCACCTTGCGGAAGTCGGTGTTGCCGGCGGTGGGCAGGCCATAGTGCTTGGCCAGCTCGTCATTGACGAACGTGGTCTTGCTGTCGAACAGCGACAGGAAGTCGCCGTGCGTGTTCAGCACCATGTCCTCAACGCGCATCTCGAGCTCGGTTTGCATCGCCGTCCGCAGCGTCGGCGTGAACGTGGGGAACAACGTCGGGTCGGGCTGCGCGTCGTGCAGGTAGTGCAGCGCGTACAGATCGTCGACGAACGCCGCCAGCCCCAGGTGCGCGCGCGGATCGGCCAGCATTCGTTTGGCCTGCCCGGCCACGCCGTCGGTGGAGGAGAGACTGTCCTTGCCCGCGGCGTCCAGCAGCATGCTGTCGGGCACCGTGTTCCACAGCGTCGACGCCAGCCGCGACGCCATCTCGTAGCTGTTGTATTTGAGGCGGCCGCCGTCAGGGGCGCTGGGAGCGCCCAGCTCCACCCGGTAAAGGAAGTTCGGCGACTGCAGGATCGCGCTCACCGCGTACTGCATCCCGATGGTCATCGTGCCGCCGGGCTGACCGGCCAGCGTCGTCGCCAGCGTGACCAGGCGATTGGTCTCGTCGGTGCTCATCGGCCGACGGTACGCGCGCAGGCCCAGCGCCGCGATCGCCTGGGAGGCGCAAGCCGTGTCCGTCGCCGTCTTCGGCACACAAGCCAGCGCCGCCGTCGCGCGCGTGGGATCGGCGAACAACCAGGCGGCGGCCGCGTCGGCAGCCCCTTCGTAAAGCACCACACCCGACGCCGAAGAGACGATCGCCGACGAGCCGATCGCCACGAAGCCATCGGTCGGCTGATCGGGATCCAGCGCGCCGATCGGGACGCCCGCCCCCAGCAGATCGCTCAGACTGTTGGCGAACTGCGACGACGTCAGTCGATGCATGTGCGCCACCGGCTGATCACCGCTGGCCGACGGCATCATCGTCATCCCGGAGTTGGAGCCGCCGCTGCCGCCGCCGACCATGCCGGGGTTGCCCCCGCCCCCCGGCGGCGGGGACGACGTGCCTGGTCCGCTGCCAACCGAACCGGTACAACCAATGCCC
Proteins encoded in this window:
- a CDS encoding DUF1592 domain-containing protein, with product GIGCTGSVGSGPGTSSPPPGGGGNPGMVGGGSGGSNSGMTMMPSASGDQPVAHMHRLTSSQFANSLSDLLGAGVPIGALDPDQPTDGFVAIGSSAIVSSASGVVLYEGAADAAAAWLFADPTRATAALACVPKTATDTACASQAIAALGLRAYRRPMSTDETNRLVTLATTLAGQPGGTMTIGMQYAVSAILQSPNFLYRVELGAPSAPDGGRLKYNSYEMASRLASTLWNTVPDSMLLDAAGKDSLSSTDGVAGQAKRMLADPRAHLGLAAFVDDLYALHYLHDAQPDPTLFPTFTPTLRTAMQTELEMRVEDMVLNTHGDFLSLFDSKTTFVNDELAKHYGLPTAGNTDFRKVDFPADSPRAGILGSGAILAGLALPERTAPTRRGKFIRETLLCQTIPPPPSNVVPVLPPPTDPTETMRNRLSEHRVAASCAACHSLIDPLGFGLENFDAVGKYRTLENGHPVDATGNLDGATFDGLAQMGTVLRNAAVSGPCFVSKVYMNAQSRDAVERDATILDKLATDFAAGGNKADQLLLSLVSSEPFRFVEPTKP